In one Pogona vitticeps strain Pit_001003342236 chromosome 14, PviZW2.1, whole genome shotgun sequence genomic region, the following are encoded:
- the CDK2AP1 gene encoding cyclin-dependent kinase 2-associated protein 1 isoform X8, with protein sequence MAGSGQYRQLINDYGPPSLGYNQGVQGTSSSQVPQSKYAELLAIIEELGKEIRPTYAGSKSAMERLKRGIIHARGLVRECLAETERNARS encoded by the exons ATGGCGGGTTCTGGACAATACAGACAGCTTATAAATGACTACGGACCCCCGTCTCTAGGCTATAATCAAGGAGTGCAg GGAACGAGTAGCAGCCAAGTACCGCAGAGCAAGTATGCAGAACTTTTGGCCATCATTGAAGAATTAGGGAAAGAAATTAGGCCTACCTACGCCGGAAGTAAAAGTGCCATGGAAAGGCTAAAACGAG gcaTCATTCATGCAAGAGGACTGGTCAGAGAGTGCCTGGCAGAAACCGAGCGAAATGCAAGATCCTAG
- the CDK2AP1 gene encoding cyclin-dependent kinase 2-associated protein 1 isoform X6: MSYYFFEADGKGTAGSVHSPSTSMAGSGQYRQLINDYGPPSLGYNQGVQGTSSSQVPQSKYAELLAIIEELGKEIRPTYAGSKSAMERLKRGIIHARGLVRECLAETERNARS; the protein is encoded by the exons ATGTCTTACTACTTTTTCGAGGCAGACGGCAAAGGAACAG ctggGAGTGTTCACTCTCCTTCTACAAGCATGGCGGGTTCTGGACAATACAGACAGCTTATAAATGACTACGGACCCCCGTCTCTAGGCTATAATCAAGGAGTGCAg GGAACGAGTAGCAGCCAAGTACCGCAGAGCAAGTATGCAGAACTTTTGGCCATCATTGAAGAATTAGGGAAAGAAATTAGGCCTACCTACGCCGGAAGTAAAAGTGCCATGGAAAGGCTAAAACGAG gcaTCATTCATGCAAGAGGACTGGTCAGAGAGTGCCTGGCAGAAACCGAGCGAAATGCAAGATCCTAG
- the CDK2AP1 gene encoding cyclin-dependent kinase 2-associated protein 1 isoform X7, whose amino-acid sequence MAGSGQYRQLINDYGPPSLGYNQGVQQGTSSSQVPQSKYAELLAIIEELGKEIRPTYAGSKSAMERLKRGIIHARGLVRECLAETERNARS is encoded by the exons ATGGCGGGTTCTGGACAATACAGACAGCTTATAAATGACTACGGACCCCCGTCTCTAGGCTATAATCAAGGAGTGCAg CAGGGAACGAGTAGCAGCCAAGTACCGCAGAGCAAGTATGCAGAACTTTTGGCCATCATTGAAGAATTAGGGAAAGAAATTAGGCCTACCTACGCCGGAAGTAAAAGTGCCATGGAAAGGCTAAAACGAG gcaTCATTCATGCAAGAGGACTGGTCAGAGAGTGCCTGGCAGAAACCGAGCGAAATGCAAGATCCTAG
- the CDK2AP1 gene encoding cyclin-dependent kinase 2-associated protein 1 isoform X5 produces MSYYFFEADGKGTAGSVHSPSTSMAGSGQYRQLINDYGPPSLGYNQGVQQGTSSSQVPQSKYAELLAIIEELGKEIRPTYAGSKSAMERLKRGIIHARGLVRECLAETERNARS; encoded by the exons ATGTCTTACTACTTTTTCGAGGCAGACGGCAAAGGAACAG ctggGAGTGTTCACTCTCCTTCTACAAGCATGGCGGGTTCTGGACAATACAGACAGCTTATAAATGACTACGGACCCCCGTCTCTAGGCTATAATCAAGGAGTGCAg CAGGGAACGAGTAGCAGCCAAGTACCGCAGAGCAAGTATGCAGAACTTTTGGCCATCATTGAAGAATTAGGGAAAGAAATTAGGCCTACCTACGCCGGAAGTAAAAGTGCCATGGAAAGGCTAAAACGAG gcaTCATTCATGCAAGAGGACTGGTCAGAGAGTGCCTGGCAGAAACCGAGCGAAATGCAAGATCCTAG
- the MTRFR gene encoding mitochondrial translation release factor in rescue produces MSRSSFLLFTDSLTRLSGFLWGSHRLRRQHFLLPRCSGPLLFPKGKKTSAQLLPLNEADLEEQLVRGSGPGGQATNKTSNCVVLKHLPSGIVVKCHQTRSVEDNRKKAREILQEKVDIFYKGDASDVIKEQRELERKKEAKKKEAKKNLERKKQLKEMKALEEK; encoded by the exons ATGTCCCGTTCAAGCTTTCTGCTTTTCACGGACTCTTTGACTAGGCTCAGCGGTTTCCTTTGGGGGTCACATCGGTTGAGAAGGCAGCATTTTTTACTGCCTCGGTGCTCCGGACCGTTGCTCTTTCCAAAGGGCAAGAAGACCTCTGCTCAGCTCCTTCCCCTCAATGAAGCGGATTTAGAAGAGCAGCTGGTTCGTGGCTCCGGGCCCGGAGGCCAAGCGACAAATAAGACCAGTAACTGCGTGGTCCTGAAGCACCTTCCCTCGGGCATCGTTGTCAAG TGTCATCAGACAAGATCCGTAGAGGACAACCgtaagaaagccagagagatcctGCAGGAAAAAGTGGATATTTTCTATAAAGGTGACGCCAGTGATGTCATTAAGGAACAGCGGGAgttggagagaaaaaaggaagctaAGAAAAAGGAAGCTAAGAAGAACCTTGAAAGGAAAAAGCAGCTGAAAGAGATGAAAGCattggaagaaaaataa